The Oncorhynchus clarkii lewisi isolate Uvic-CL-2024 chromosome 31, UVic_Ocla_1.0, whole genome shotgun sequence genome includes the window tgctctttccataacatagactgaccaggtgaatccaggtgaaagctatgaccccttactgatgtcacttcaTAAATCCACtccaaatcagtgtagatgaagtggaggaggctggttaaagaaggatttttttttttttcaatttaaagttaTTAAGTTCTCTTGTTTTTCAAAtcaaccaacacaacacatttcacattcacagatgtgacaggcttaaaaaaataaaagttatatatatatatacacaatggggcaaaaaagtatttagtcagccaccaattgtgcaagttctcccacttaaaaagatgagagaggcctgtagttttcatcataggtacacttcaactatgacagacaaaattagaaaacaaaaatccagaaaatcacattgtaggacttttaatgaatttattttggttttgggcttctacacctgcattgcttgctgtttggggttttaggctgggtttctgtacaacactttgagatatcagctgatgtacaaagggctatataaataaatttgatatataaatacatttgatatatatatcacatttatttatatagccctttgtacatcagctgatatctcaaagtggtgtgtgtgtgtatatgtatgtatatatatatatatatatatgtgtatgtatgtatgtatgtatgtatgtatgtatgtatgtatgtatgtatgtatgtatgtatgtatgtatgtatgtatatatatatatatatatatatatatatatacacacacacacacatacatacacaccacttACAGCAAgcaatatatacatacatacatacatacatacatacatacatacatacagaacaattaaaaaaaatatatgtatataaaacttgcagcagcactatcaaggttgTTATTAGCTATTTCTAGCCTTCGCTGAGACGGTGAGCAAATAATTTGTTTTTAGATTTTACAGCACCTTACATCTGCTCTTTTCCCTAATCTGCCCATTCACTCTGTCCAATTTGAAATATAGTTGAgtagtggagaccagagtctctctaacttgggctgtctcttgtggaggtcataagtgagcttttcaagagggagaaagtcaacaatctggtcaatccacattttaaattTAGGAGAGGTATTAGAGGCCCACAATATAAGtatacatttcttagcaaagtatgtaatagtcataagcaAATTTTCTGCTGGACATTAAGATAGATATATacacggggtcatatcaaactgtatatctagtattttctgtgcagTATGTATAGATTGCCAGGTTCTGGCAATCTCTCTAAAGttccaaaatacatgcatataggttccactttcagaggtatttttttaattttacccctttttctccccaatttcgtggtatccaattgttgtagtagctactatcttgtctcatcgctacaactcccgtacaggctcgggagagacgaaggttgaaagtcatgcgtcctccgatacacaacccaaccaagccgcactgcttcttaacacagcgcacatccaacccggaagccagccgcaccaatgcgccggaggaaacacagtgcacctggccaccttggttagcgtacacagcgcccagcccgccacaggagtcgctggtgcgcgatgagacaaggacactcctaccgaccaagccctccctattTACACAAAAGTGTAAAtagattctttcatttttacattagtagaggagcagtataccctgtcgcaaacctccgcccataactcatcactAATAGTCAGACCAAGGTCCCTTTCCCAGATTAAGGACTAAAGGAGAAGCCTATAGATATGATATTTAgcctttaatggattgtgctgtgacaagaagggtttcaactgagtttttttttatttttatgtgatcttggcacattgaattcactgcagagctcgagaggatttcagtgtagtggttttctgatgaaataggtctgaaaaggtcctgattcctagagtatgccaaagattaaagttggcatccctcagggcttttggcaagtctgggttgcctattataggcgagtgagaacatatttgggaggaaattcccaggtatttcttacagtccctccacgctagtagggtgctgtaaatcacaaaggttttggctatgttgcccacttcactaaagttattaatgaatataattgagcttaggggcaatgaaccacaggattgggcttctatctgaatccCCGTTGacttgtctgtttgtgatccatgttagcatgttgcggatgtgggcagaccagtagtacaattgaagggagggaagggcaagaccacccttagattcaggtttcgatagagtggaaaacttgatcctaggttttttTTGCCCCATATACatttggtgatgctttggttagttgttttgaaaaatgaaactgggagatagcatgggagcatctgaaataagtagttcagtctagggaggacgttcatacggatgacattaattcttcctactaagctaattgggagggaTATCCAGGTTTGGAGATCGTTCTTGATTCAATCCAGGAGTGGGAGATAATTTTCCTTGAAAAGGCTATTTAGATCTGGTGTTATGAAGATCCCAAGGTATTGAAACCCCTGTGTCTTCCATTGGAAAGGACAcagtgtcttcatagagctggtgagtgtaatattgagccagtggatttgttaaaattgatcttataacctgaaaacttgccatactgagcaattgtgtctaaaatggGAGGGAGGGATTTCTCTGGGTTGGATATGTAAAGCAAGACATCAGCATAAAGCGAAATCGTGTGATGCAGGCCACCTGCAGAAACACCCTTAATACTTGGATTGCTCATTATCAACTCTGCCAGCGGCTccgcccccaacaagtagagcagGGGGGACAGCGAGGACCCTTGTCTTGTGCCCCGTTCCAGAGggaatctgtcagagttcagtccgttagtagtcaccatggcatttggatgagagtatagtgatttgatccatttaataaaatttgggcccatattgaactttAATTCTGAAAACAGAAAGCCTTCTACAgtaaagccagcaggacaggggtgtggaacaccttctcagcatccagtgaagccagcaggacaggggtcttctgtgcgtttacttgatctataatatcaaaaagacggtgaatgttatcagaagagtatctgtCACTAACAAATCCAGTTTGGTCCCCTTgtattattttgggaagaagagtgtttagtcttttggcgagcaatttggtaattattttatattcgaaatccaacaagcttatgggccggaaggacgagcaggatagAGGGTCCTTGTCTTTTTTGAGCAACACTAATGCGAGCTGTGTGCATTCAGTCTGGGAGAACGCCGTTTTGCAAAAATCCTCCAGCATTGGCATAAagatagggctgagctggggccaaaaagctttgtagaactctctggggaatccatctgggcctggggacttattaggtggcatggaggtaattgcctccaggATATCCTCAGAAGTGAATGGGGAGTTGAGATCTTCTtggtcggtctctgatagtttaggtagcgagattccctctaggaaagaGTGGAGTTCTGCCTCCATGTGTTCTCTCAGAGgtatatagtttgcagtaaaaatcatgaaaagttaAATTGATATTTTTGGGGTCATATGTGACCTTGTCCTCTGCTGTTCGGATAGCCATGATTGTACGCTCTCTGACTGCTCTTTTTTTAATTGGTAAGCCAGCAATCTACTAggcctattgctatactcatggtatttctgtttagtaaagaaaatttaaaaaattctcccgagtgtagtccaaatttagtttggctttggctgctttaagttgactccaggaggtgctgtctggggattgtttatgtattctttcacagcattccagctccctctcaagatttagcctgtgtgcttccattgcttttttcttaAAGGAAGCATATGTAATTAGATgacctcttagtgtggctttagcagcgtcccacattgtggccggagaaacaggagaatctttattgtcttgtgtgtagttgtctatccatgtagttaccaatgtatggaacgcttcgtttgatagcatggaggtgttgaatttccagctctttgacctctggatgtttttgcagaggtcaaagcggaggtggacaaaggcgtgatctgaaagtgctatgggtccgattgtaAACGTGGATGAATTTATTCaactctttgggataaaaatgtaatctatacgggagtaggtgttatggacattagagtagtatgtatagtccatagatgagctattagtctctctccagatatctatcaatcccatctctttagtaagagagttcaacatctttgcagatctaggatttgtggtggggacttgagatgatttgtctagggttgggttaagggtacaattaaaatctccgtccaccacgccaaaggagacacaatgctcattgaacagggttatcatttttgacatgaaagcaggagtatctgtgttaggggcATATATATCTAAGATAGTAATTGGTTGCCCATACagtgacccagttatcaaaataaatctcccctccggatcagatatgtttttgtcaattacGAATGGAACATTCttatggataagtatggctgtgcctctactgtttgatttgaaagatgagaaatacacctgtcccacccaagctctgcggagtttggcatgttcagcatcacagaggtgtttttttagagcacatagtatCTTTTTCCGTTTTATTGCATGAcctagaccatggcagttccatgtcaataAATTTAAGGTACTAGTCGTCGTCATCAAACTTTAGTGAAAGTGGATAATAGTTACAACTGCAttcacataaaaggaaaataaatggtgtacataaaataacgatctctgaacaccccagccgCGTTCCCAAACAACTCAACACATCCCCGTTGGATCTATTACCCCCCTGGctcagtctcaattctgtgttccgaAAAAAACGGGAACAGTTAGTAACGCACagcgtctccctctccccaccaaagaaatgcttcaccctctcctctccgcattgagtaaatgacaacgtAGCCCCCGTCCAGACCACATTAAAAGAGGGAgaaaataaaatcaatagccCAGCCTACATATACCTCCCCAAGGGACATAATAATTACGACAAAAGGgggaaataaaagtaggctgaaacattagtaggcctaggttaggctatagagcATATCCCTCTCAgctaaaggaaaataaatatagaTTGGACGGCTATAATGACATTTAGCGGGGCGGGTGGGTCTTTGGATATCGGCTATATGTTGTCTTACCTCCTTTAGTAATAGCATTAATCACAGTTAGTCATTGGTCCGTTTCTCATTGACcaggattgtctttcaaaaaacgttttgcctcttcaggagttttgaagtgtcgcagggctccttggtgaagaatcctgagctcgtttgggtatctgaatcccctgaagatgcctcggtcaatggagtatttcttcacCTCGTCAAACTCACGGCGCTTTCAGcgtattccagctgacaggtcctggtgtaaagtgcgtttggcgtttcccactgtgatggtgttgaatttcgccgcctgtaggactcgttccttgtcAGTGAATCTCAGGAAACTTATGGTGATTGGGCGCGGtggttgtctggctgctggtgggggcctcAGTGCTCGGTGAGCTCTCAAGTTCTATGGGCCTGTTGGTGGACAGATGGAGTCACTCGGgaagtttgtcttgcaggtagcggatcagtggcatgtttcccttattccttcgccccctgttttccaggtcctctgttttctcttccagatgctctattttctttttagcacatgctattgtttccatggcatctgtcaataagttttccatggataggattcgCCCCTCTGCCTCCTCCAAGCGCACCGCGTttatggttatcttgttgttgatgtcaggcaaagcgttttccaggattgtcaccttgccccctatCGCACTGAGCGGAGAGTTAATGGCATCTAATTTAATGTTGAGTTCTGTATGTTGGGATCTcaactcagaaaggatgtcttcgacagagTGCGAGGTTGGCAATCGTTGGGCCTCGGGGGGGGGAACGGGTCCTCTTGCTCCTGGCTAATGGCGCTAGCTTTTTCTGAAGCTAGCTTCTTCTTCTTGGAGGCTTTTTCTGTCGCTAATGCTCGAGTCCGGGTAAAAATGTCACCTGTAGTGTCGCCTTTTGTAGCCACCATTACTTTTTTTACTAAAGCTAAAGGAGTTTAAACTTGAAGTGGAGGTAAGATTAGGAATTGGAAACTACTTGTGCGAAGCTCTTAGTTCACGCGGCCATCTCGTTCAAGGGTCATGTGATTCCCCCCCAAAGAAGGATTTTtagacaattaagacatggattgtgtatgtgtgccattcagacggtgaatgggcaagacaaaatatttaagtgcctttgaacggggtatggtagtaggtgccaggtgcactggtttgtgtcaagaacaaacactgctgggtttttctacgctcaacagtttcctgtgtgtatcaagaatggtccaccacccaaaggacatccagccaacttgacaactgcattgaagtcaacatggtccagcatccctttggaacagtttcaacaccttgtagagtccatgccctgacaaattgaggctgttctgagggcaaatgtggggtgcaactcaaggaaggtgttgttaatgttttgtacactccgtatATGCTAATTGGTTCATCTCTTAACAAAATACAATACTACAACCATATTAAGTTATAATTAAGTATTTAAAGGCATGAATATTTATGCATCCTCTATAAAGACAGAATTGTAGATTAGGGGATGTAAATGTTAATAACATGTATTTTAGATTAAGTAACCCAAAACGGTGGAAAATAGGACAGACCGAGAATGAGGCCAGAATCTGCACCCTCAGCCTGCACCCTCCAAGAACACAACATGTCTACACACCTTGAAGACATGGAAGGCCTCAAACTGGATGTTGCGGCTGTTGTCTCTCAGCATGTTCATCATCAGCTTCAAGTTCTCAGCCCGGCTGATGTACTTGGTCATCACAGTGAAGTTGTGTCTGTCCAGAAGAAGCTCTCCCAGGAGCTGCAAAACACTTTGTTTAGTAATAGAAAAAGGGTCATAATTGTTTTTAGGATAAGTTAGGaagatacagtgcattctaaaagtattcagaccttcattttttccactttgttacaaCCTTGTTCGAAAATTGATTCAAATAATTTttttccatcaatctacacacaataccacataacaaaggtgaacaggtttttagaattcttgcaaatttatttaaaaaataaataaaacagaaaCACCGTATTtattattcaaaccctttgctatgagacttgaaatgtatctccggtgcatcctgtttccattgatcatccttgagatgtttctaaacctgattggacaggacttggaaaggcacacaccggtctatataaaagtcccacagttgacagtgcatgtcagagcaaaaacccaagccatgaggttgaaggaattgtccatagagctgagatacaggattgtgtcgaggcacagatatggggaagggtaccaaaacatttctgcagcattcaaGATCACCAAGAACatagcggcctccatcattcttaaatggaagaagttcgcaaccaccaagactcttcctaaagctggccgcacggcaaactgagcaatcggaggagaagatattggtcagggaggtgaccaagaaccaatggtcactctgacagagctccagagttcctctgtggagatgggagaaccttccagaaggacaaccatctctgcagcactcatccaatcatgcctttatggtagaggggggcagatggaagccactcctcagtaaaatgcacatgacagcctgcttggagtttgccaaaaggcatctaaaggactaaaggactctcagatcttGAAAAAacaaattctctggtctgattaaaccaagattgaaccctttggcctaaatgccaagtgtcaggtctggaggaaaccaggcaccatcgctacagtgaagcatggtggtggcagcatcatgctgtggagatgtttgtcagcagcagagactgggagactaatcaagatcgagggaaagatgaacggagcaatgtacagggagatccttgatgaaaacttgctccagagtgctcaggacctcagactggggcgaaggttcaccttccaacaggacaacgaccctaagcacacagccaacacaacgcaggagtggcttctggaaaagtctcaatgtccttgagtggccctgccaaagcccggacttaaacctgatcgaacatctctggagacctgaaaatagctgtgcagcgacactcacCATCCAATCTaacagagcgtgagaggatctgcatagaatGGGAGACtctcaaaatacaggtgtgccaagcttgtagcgtcatacgtAAGGAGAATCGActatgtaatcgctgccaatggtgcttcaacaaagtactgagtaaaggtctgaatacttacgtaaatgaaatattgccatttttatttattttttcatttgtaaacataacttttttttgtctttatggtgtattgtgtgtagattgatgagggggaaaactatttaatccattttagaataaggctgtaacaacgtgaaaaaagtgaagaggtctgaatactttcaaatgcactgtatttctgttacAGAAGAAATTCATCAATGAATCACGTGAGGTCAAAACTAACTTAAAATGTTGGGTTTGGTGATAGTGATAACAGAAAGTACCTTTAGGGACTGCCGTTTGGTGACATAATTCTCGGAATGCAGTAGCTTCTCATATTCTGTAAACACCCGGTCATAATTGGTCTCCAGAAAATCTGCACACATAATCTTGTGTCTCGTGAGAAGATCCTAGGAACACATTTGAGAGAAAAGAACAGGATATTACATAACATACTAAGCACAGGGGATGTACACAGTACATCAAGCTGcttcacactacagaaacaggagatacgTTCCTGCCCTATGGGCCATTCTGGCTCCGACAAGGCTTGCTTTATATTAAGCGCTAAACACACAGGACATAAAGCCATGAGAACAGCAGCCATTTACCTTGAACGAAGCAAAAGCGTCTGAGGCGATGTCAAAGGTGGAGAATTCTACATAGCGGAAGAAGCAGTAGAAGTCTTCCGAGAAGAGAATTGTGCGGGCCAGGGGCTCATGACGCAGGCTCTCCCTTAACATCACCCCACAGTTCAGAGCCACCTCTGCACTCTCGTACCTGCAAAGTTGGGATTCATGCCACAACTCAACActactgtgtgggtgtgttttgtTGGGGATTAAGAATGATTCATATAGTATATGTTGAGGCTGTATGCATGGGGGTCTGTAAATGAACAAACAAGTGAGTTAAGAGCCTACAATGTCACTTAATGGGTACATAcctaacaaaaaatatataaatccaTGCTTCTTGCTTATCTAGCTGATCTAACAGATGGCAGATGGGCAGCTTTGAGACTCACCCTTTCAGCAGCATGAAGAGGATCTGTGGGTGTGAGGAGATATACTCAACCGTGGGCGTACGGGTGCCAATCTGGCGCCGCACAATGTTGCTGAACAGATGCACCACATCCTTCTTTCCCTGGAGGACGACAATGAGAAACATTACAATCCTGGGCCTCCcgggccgcgaccgggaggtccgtggggcgacgcacaattggcctagcgtcgtccgggttagggagggattggtcggtagggatctccttgtctcatcgcgcaccagcaactcctgtggcgggccgggcgcagtgcgcgctagccaaggttgccaggtgcacggtgtagcctccgacacattggtgcggctggcttccgggttggaggcgcgctgtgttaagaagcagtacggctggttgggttgtgtatcggaggacgcatgacattcagccttcgtctctcccgagcccgtacgggagttgtagcaatgagacaagatagtagctactacaacaattggataccacgaaattggggagaaaaaggggtaaaattcaaaaaaaaaacaacaaaaaaaagaaacattacAATCAATGAAGGAGGGTGATATGCACATCCCCCCATAAAAGCTGATAAAGGTATGAGAGGCCCACAACACAGAATCTTGTGGCTCCCCAAGTCCCTCTGCATTTGGGTGTAGGACTAAAGCACCCAAACGCTACAATCAaacagtggtgtgtgtgatgggtgATCACATTGTCTTTATACTCCTCCCTCTTCTGTATTGATTTGAACTATCCACTACTCTAGCATGAAAAATCAATTTCGCCCCCAGTATAAAACGAATGGCTAGAACATTTCCCTACCTCAAAATCAATCCTCTGCAGGTTTGCGATGAGAGCAATGAGGAGGTTGGTGTTGTACAGCTCCTGGGCAAGTTGGGCCACAGCCTCCGTTTGGGGCTCCTTGTCCCCTGAACCACACAGCACCTCTTTCAGAGATGATAGGTTCTTAGACACCTCCTCTGCAACCTGGAGACAAGAAAATATGAGGGAACAGCACTTAGTTAATAAAGCCTGAAAGGGCACTCTATGCCCTATAATATAGTGAAttacttttaaccagaacccatatgagtctctggtcaaaagtagcacattatgtagggattagggtgccttTTCGGACACATCGAATGACTCACAACATTGCTATATGAAGTTGCAGTCTGGATGCTCATATGTGAAAGATCAACTTTAACCAACAAATGCCCACAGACAAATTCTACTGTGCTCTCAAAACAGCAGTCCACCGGTATCACCTGACCTTTTCACATTTTTTGCTTTCTGCCGCATCCAGCTTTTCCAAGTAAGCTACGTTCTCCTTCAGACTCTTCACAATCTCCGCAGGGTTCTTCTGAGACTTCCCAAAGGGGAACGGCATAGTGACAAGGAGATGAGTCTGGTTGTAGCGTAGAAGGCACCGCTTTCCCTTTGGAAAATTGATAAATGATGAATTATTACATCAATACACTGCTTTGATATTAAGAAACTACAGGTCTGACAGATCATCATGACAGCAACAGCTCTGCAACTTGGCCTTTTCCTTCACTGAAAGATTCACATTTTAAGTGATGTTGTTACACTTAACAGCACTCCATGGTAACTAACAGATCAATTCCTATCCTGACAATGACACTATGCATCCCTGTAGGCCACATTGTCAGTTACATAATTCGTGGTCAGATAATAGAAAACAGAATGATCAGATCCTAGCAATCAACTGGGTCAAATCTAATGCAGGTAGATATTGAGTTAGAATGCAGGTGACTATCTGTAACGTTACTGGGCTAGTTCCCACCTATAGCCACAGAGAAACTATTATATGGGTCATAAATGCTTATCCAAAGTAATATCCGGTGTGTCACTCAATAGACCGTGCCAATGGGTTTATTGAGGATTCGTTTGTGCGGATGTTGGATAGCTAGCTACTCTTCTTTTGGCTAGCTACTCTACAATTGTCAGACagttgctaacgttagctgttaGTTGGCTTTCTTGCAAGCTAACAGTCAGGATAACTAACGTTAAGCAGCTAGCTGTCAGTGGAATATAGATTAATACACAAATTAAAGGAAAGAGCGATTAGCAAACTCGCAGCTGAATTGCTAGCTAGTGAGTTTAGcaagcaagctaacgttagcacgCTAGAATTTTTTGACACTCACCAAGCTTAGAAGGCGACTTCGAGTTTTTTTTTAGATCCTGTGGGAAGTGTAGGATATTTAAAGGTAACTTATACTACACCTATACACCACACCTATTTAAGAACTTCATATCTATTTTCTCGTGACCTAAAAAGTATTTCTGCTGGCTAATTATTGTCAGACAACTTCCCTATCTCCTAGTTCTAGGGAAGAGGGGCGGGTATGTTATGACATACTATTTAAACCAATCATACCGAAACGATGGAACGACACGCCCCCAAGTACCCGAACCAAAACAAATGCAACAAAGTTGCATTGATATGGTTAAATGTATCAAAAAGTATAATTTCTTCCGATTACAggaacaaatgtatttatttgaggATACATTATAGCACAGCCTGGtgtcatagactagacgtaaccaGCCATAAGCAAGCATTTATGTACCAGTTGCAATAAATTTGGAACCTTATTTGAAAAGCTTAAAGTAAGTGGTATCAAATACTAAAGACCTATTCACACCTGTAAATAAAGTGTCTTTGCAGCTATTATAGGCCTACGTAATGACAAAACAGTATTGGCAAAACATATCCATCTATCTAAGAGTACTGACATTTTCTAAGATGCAGAAACCAGGTTGTCCAGTTGTACACGTATGCTGTTTAAATAACTAATATTCTTACAAATACTTATTgggggcaaaagtagtgcactagtcaTTTAATAGTGGTGTATTAGCGGACCGATATAGCATCTGTAGTGAgggcaaaaatatatatttttcagccCCCGGGACTGTAAGTTATTTATAGTGAGGAATACTAAATAAATTtgacctctctgaaatgaaaatggatagCCCTCCATTCAGTACAATATATTTTTACCCTACCCTCCATGAATGCttgaaaaaaaaacaagtgaccctttcatatacacaaattaataattaaaacaaagtggatagcagagaacatgcctACAATGTACCCTAACTCCTGGGACAGTCCAGGGCCtttagatatgcagttttagaaaATGTTCCTCGTTTtgtaagcattacatggcaaGTCGCCATAAGATTGTGGATTCACATTCCACTGCAGACAAGGGTAGGGGTGAAAAGATCTCCATTATAATAAAAGCACTGTATGAATCCATCATCTTACTTGCGATCCCAAAAAAATAAGCCTTTTATAAACGCATTTCATCCAATTCTACATCATTTTACATCACTGGAGACAAGTATAATATTTAATATGCATGACAACTAACGCACTCTGCAGCACCAGAGAGGTTTTCATTTCTATACAGGCAATTGTTGAAAAAGAGGATAGTCTAAGTTTGGAACAGTGCTAAAGTTGTCTATGAACTGGAAAAATGGAGCGCAACAGAACCAGTTACAATTGAAGTATCTGGTCATCAATGAATTGGAGAAAAAGCCATTCATATTTTAACACAGCAGTCGCATATCATCGGGTAGGCCTGTATGAA containing:
- the LOC139391056 gene encoding calcium binding protein 39, like 1 isoform X1; its protein translation is MPFPFGKSQKNPAEIVKSLKENVAYLEKLDAAESKKCEKVAEEVSKNLSSLKEVLCGSGDKEPQTEAVAQLAQELYNTNLLIALIANLQRIDFEGKKDVVHLFSNIVRRQIGTRTPTVEYISSHPQILFMLLKGYESAEVALNCGVMLRESLRHEPLARTILFSEDFYCFFRYVEFSTFDIASDAFASFKDLLTRHKIMCADFLETNYDRVFTEYEKLLHSENYVTKRQSLKLLGELLLDRHNFTVMTKYISRAENLKLMMNMLRDNSRNIQFEAFHVFKVFVANPNKTQPVLDILLKNQAKLVDFLSRFQRDRSEDEQFCDEKIYLIKQIRDLKRPTAPEEA
- the LOC139391056 gene encoding calcium binding protein 39, like 1 isoform X2 gives rise to the protein MPFPFGKSQKNPAEIVKSLKENVAYLEKLDAAESKKCEKVAEEVSKNLSSLKEVLCGSGDKEPQTEAVAQLAQELYNTNLLIALIANLQRIDFEGKKDVVHLFSNIVRRQIGTRTPTVEYISSHPQILFMLLKGYESAEVALNCGVMLRESLRHEPLARTILFSEDFYCFFRYVEFSTFDIASDAFASFKDLLTRHKIMCADFLETNYDRVFTEYEKLLHSENYVTKRQSLKLLGELLLDRHNFTVMTKYISRAENLKLMMNMLRDNSRNIQFEAFHVFKIK